Proteins encoded by one window of Chryseobacterium aquaeductus:
- a CDS encoding TonB-dependent receptor, whose translation MKLIYSLLLILCGLVITNAQKTFTVQGTVQDFHDKTMLENAMVSLGDFTAKTDKSGKFSFNKIPYGNYTLIAKHPDCNDYTENVGVTQDVHLAITLEHHIGEIETVTVHGSHKTKGSVIMQTLNRADIERNSTENLGNLLTQISGVTALKTGNNISKPVIHGLYGSRISILNNGVKMAEQEWGVEHAPNVDVNDFEHIDVIKGASALKYGNEGVGGVVVLEPATIPKKDTLMGKVKISGISNGRGGEISANILKSWENQWFVKTGGSYKKLGDLYIPHHTLQNTGAEVNSFNFSFGNHSFMQGFDVSYSGINQEFGIFKGAHLGSPADFYKAINLGQPYFLDDFSYDITNPKQEVSHHIAKLSAYKRFADFGKISFQYSFQLNSRKEFDIRRGELTDLPSMDLRLITHSASLIHLIERTNWSLESGISGGFQDNYPNPATKARRLIPDYYRYDAGAFSVFKYQFNSKLNAEAGVRYDFSRYDAYKYYDESEWNSRYANIFPEFFVQKNDSRVLTRPILDYHNFSANLGLDYKPLNNLELKFNLSRADRTPNPAELFADGLHHSAAIMEEGDLNIKKETFYHANLSLISNFSVLKGLRLEVNPYVMLSDNFINQIPTGVVSTNRGVFPIWSYQQIKARIYGIDADLELNILDNLKWNTSFSTLRGDDLSNKEDLILMMPTNLRNAIEFKLNAPKNFYIRLENENVFKQNRFPIRNQNVDFIEDSQLMTKEVDLSSTPAAFTLFNASVGADVFKNLNLNVRINNIFNTEYREYLNRLRYFMPENGRNFIVTLKYNF comes from the coding sequence ATGAAACTGATATATAGTTTATTGCTGATCCTTTGCGGATTGGTGATTACAAACGCACAGAAAACTTTCACTGTTCAGGGGACAGTTCAGGATTTCCACGATAAAACCATGCTCGAAAATGCGATGGTATCATTGGGAGATTTCACTGCCAAAACAGATAAAAGCGGAAAGTTTTCATTCAATAAAATTCCTTACGGGAATTATACGCTCATTGCAAAGCATCCTGATTGTAATGATTATACTGAAAATGTAGGAGTTACACAGGATGTTCATTTGGCAATTACTTTAGAACACCACATTGGCGAGATAGAAACGGTGACCGTGCATGGCAGTCACAAAACCAAAGGTTCAGTGATTATGCAAACGTTGAATCGCGCCGATATCGAAAGAAATTCTACTGAAAATCTTGGAAACCTGCTTACACAAATTTCGGGAGTGACGGCTTTGAAAACGGGAAATAACATCTCAAAACCTGTGATTCACGGTTTGTATGGAAGCCGGATCTCTATTCTGAATAATGGCGTGAAGATGGCAGAGCAGGAGTGGGGCGTAGAACATGCACCCAATGTTGATGTAAATGATTTTGAACACATTGACGTCATCAAAGGTGCATCAGCATTAAAGTACGGTAACGAAGGCGTAGGTGGTGTGGTGGTTTTGGAGCCTGCAACTATTCCAAAGAAAGATACTTTGATGGGAAAAGTCAAGATTTCGGGGATTTCAAATGGTAGAGGAGGTGAAATTTCAGCTAATATTTTAAAATCATGGGAAAACCAGTGGTTTGTAAAAACAGGTGGAAGCTACAAGAAACTTGGAGATCTCTACATTCCGCATCATACATTACAAAATACGGGAGCTGAGGTCAATTCTTTTAATTTTTCTTTTGGAAATCACAGTTTTATGCAGGGTTTTGATGTATCATACAGCGGAATCAATCAGGAATTTGGAATTTTCAAAGGTGCACATTTGGGAAGTCCTGCAGATTTTTATAAAGCGATTAACCTTGGACAACCTTATTTCTTAGATGATTTCAGCTATGATATTACCAATCCTAAACAGGAAGTAAGCCACCATATTGCAAAATTGTCTGCTTATAAAAGGTTTGCAGATTTTGGTAAAATATCTTTTCAGTATAGTTTTCAACTCAACAGTCGGAAAGAATTTGACATCAGAAGAGGTGAACTGACTGATCTTCCTTCGATGGATTTGAGGTTGATCACCCACTCTGCAAGTTTGATTCATTTAATCGAACGTACGAATTGGAGTTTAGAAAGCGGAATCTCGGGTGGTTTTCAAGATAATTATCCGAATCCTGCAACCAAAGCAAGACGTTTGATACCTGATTATTACAGATACGATGCCGGAGCTTTTTCTGTATTTAAATATCAGTTTAATTCAAAATTAAATGCAGAAGCTGGCGTAAGATATGATTTCAGCAGATATGATGCTTACAAATATTATGATGAATCTGAATGGAATTCACGTTATGCAAATATTTTCCCTGAATTTTTTGTTCAGAAAAATGACAGCAGAGTATTGACGAGACCAATTTTAGATTATCATAATTTCTCAGCTAATCTTGGCTTAGATTATAAACCTCTTAATAATTTGGAGTTGAAATTTAATCTTTCAAGAGCAGACAGAACGCCTAATCCTGCAGAATTATTTGCAGACGGTCTGCATCATTCTGCTGCAATCATGGAAGAAGGTGATTTGAATATCAAAAAAGAAACCTTCTACCATGCCAATCTTTCGTTGATCTCCAATTTTAGTGTGCTGAAAGGCTTACGTTTGGAAGTGAATCCTTATGTGATGCTTTCAGATAATTTCATCAATCAGATTCCGACGGGTGTGGTTTCTACCAACAGAGGTGTTTTCCCGATCTGGAGCTATCAGCAGATCAAAGCAAGAATCTACGGAATCGATGCAGATCTTGAATTAAACATTCTGGATAATCTAAAATGGAATACCAGTTTCAGCACTTTAAGAGGTGATGACTTATCCAACAAAGAAGATCTTATTCTGATGATGCCAACCAATTTGAGAAATGCAATTGAGTTTAAATTAAACGCTCCGAAAAATTTCTACATCCGATTAGAAAACGAAAATGTTTTTAAACAAAATCGTTTCCCGATCAGAAACCAAAATGTAGATTTTATAGAAGATTCTCAATTGATGACCAAAGAGGTTGATCTCAGCTCAACGCCTGCTGCGTTCACTTTGTTTAATGCCTCGGTAGGTGCAGACGTGTTCAAAAATCTGAATCTTAATGTCAGAATCAATAACATCTTTAATACGGAGTATCGGGAATATCTCAACAGACTTCGCTATTTTATGCCGGAGAACGGAAGAAATTTTATCGTTACTCTTAAATATAATTTTTAA